GTTGAGGAGACCGAATCGGATGCCAGCAGCGACAGTGAGGATGTGTCTGCCCACCTTCAGCAACGCCCATCCTCTGGTCAGCAGAGACACTTGAATGCCAGTGCAAGCCAGCCAGGAGCAGATAGACcaggggcagggggtggggtggCAAACACAAGTGTAAGATCTAGAAGGCCAGATGGACAGTGCACAGTCACTGAAGTTTAAATCTAGAgccatgtgaaaaaaaatactcagttgtaattttctgtaaattttctGTCCACATTGGCATTGCACTCAAACCTAGCAGCGTGTTTGGTGGGAGGGTGGGGTGAAGGGGGGAAACAGATTTGGCCTGTTTTAACTTAAGTCTCTTAACATGTCTCAGCTGGAAGACTGTTTAGGAAACTGGGTTGTCCTGTTAATGGTTTGAAAGCTGTTTAGCAATGCCCAGTTTTCTTGAAAATgtcttgtgtttattttgtagCATTTTCCCCTTGAAGATACTCTATCCTTTTTTGGCCAATGTATATCTGCTGTACAACTTGAATTGTCTTCATTCTCTTGACTGTTGCATTAAGTGTCTTACTACTTTCTGCATGGATTGATGTATGAAAAGAACACTAAAGCAATGTGGAATCAGGCAAGGTGTTGGGTGTGAGCAGGATGCTTAATTTAATGTGAGAAAATAGATGTGAGTTTGGagttaaaatgtgtttttattagACAAGAGCAATCATTTACCTTTTTTCAATGGTAATGTAAAAACGCTGTTAACTTGTGTTGCAAATCCTTACCTTTACACTCTCCATGGCTTTTTCACTGGCTTTGCCATCTAGTCCTTGTAGTTTTGTTTTTGGAGATCTTTCTTGATCTGTCTCGTTTTTGTTACAGAATTTATAATTTAATAAAACTACATTTTATCAGTAACAATCTCAGATATGTTTCCAGTTTAATTGAACTTCACTGAaggaatttcaaagaaaattctcATAAAACAGCTTACGGTGTTTACCAAAAGGGAGGACTAGTTCTGAGTGGCATCCTGAAGTTCTTGCATCGCTGACTGGCTGTCTCTCAAATACAACACAGTAGGATTATCATCTTTTACTGAAAAATCATGAGTTGCAAGCTTTAGTACACAGACATCTGAAGAGCTGATTAACTCACTTCACTGTTGATGGCAGGCAGAAGTATCAGCCTTATTTTAACAGCAGAAATGTTGAAATAAAAGAGTGTAAGTTATCAAAGTTGACCCTATAACAAAGGACATGGACATTAAGGACTATAGTGCTATTTATCTCTTCATAGCAAAACTGGTGGCAGCACAGAAAGGGTACTGTTGTATTAGCAATGTAGGAGCTGCATTTCTACAGACTTCTGAATATTAGAAGCCAGATCTTAAGAAACACAGCTTGTCTTTTCTGTCCCTGGCAGGtatttgacatttttttcagattgaGAAATGGCATTAGTTGATTCTAGACTCAGTCTTCAAAATAAAGCTAATTAAACTCCAATGCTTAGTATATATATCCCAGAATAGAAAAGGACAGTAGCTGATACATAGGTACTACTGATCTTAAGACAGAAGTTGCTTTAGGCAAACAACCATTTGAAGGGAATTAAAAgggctgatttttaaaaagggtagATTTAAACTTTTATAATGTTCTGACTGTAATGATGGATGACATGCCTGATCTTGGACAAAGCTGTGCcccctcctctgcctgcaggtgATATCAGTGGGTCAGGAAAGTGCAGACAAGATTAGGATGAAATAAGGAAGATTTCCTTCATTCTCAGCTAGGAAGAGATGCTCTTGATCACAGGTTTTCACTATCATCTTCCAGTCCCATAAGGAAATAAGCCAATTACATGGACTTCAGAAGGAAACTGGATGGAATGCTTTTTTCTGTTAGTTGCTAGCTGTCTTACTTCTCTGATTTGAGTTAGTATCCAGTGGCTCTAACCAAAGTCTGACTTACTGAAGGCTTTTGCAGCACAAAGAAAGAACACTTCAGCTATGTGCACACACTTTACTTTAAGTGAGAGTATAGgttgaaaaaaagcaagaaacaaaatAGAGGAACATGACTCACTATATACTTAATTTAAGGATTTGCAGCCCAAACAACCCACAAATAATTCTATCAGTGGTTATCCTTGGGGTTTTTGACCCAAGTAGAGAGTTCAGCCCCACACCTGTGATGCTGCTTTTGGCTTCTGCTGGGTGACTGCAGCTGTGAAACACTAAAATTAGTTAAAGTGAGGCTGGTGAGAGCTTAATAGCCAGTCGTCAGAGTGGCAAATGCACTCCCCAGATCAAGCTAGGGAAAAGTAGTAACCGATAATTCCCATCTTATATTTAAACCATTACTTTCAGTAGGAAATGTGTTCTCTGCCTATTTTAGCAAAGCCACAGCCACACTGCATTATGTGGTTGGCTGTAATTACATGCACTATGTGATTTTTGACTTGTACAGCATAGCCAGAGAAATGCACAgtggagcagaagggaaaatgaaaaaggaaatttaaatacTATAAAATCTACAGCATCTCATGATTTCCAGAACAGATAACCACAGATACAGGAATCCTATTTCATGGCTACAAAAGATATAAATCAGATAGTGAACCAAGCATTCTGCAAGAACACCTTGTTTATCTAGATTGATCATTTGGTAAATATATTTCTATCAGCAGCAAGTAAGATAGAAGCATCTGTATTGCTAAAAGTGATCTCCAGTATCCAACCTTTACAAGCTTGGTACAGAATCCACACCCCTATTAAACCCTTGGGTTGTCCCAGtacacaggaaaaacaagacAGACATTTCACAATGCAATAGGAAACTTAGTTTGCTGAGGAGGAAGCTGGCAAACTAGCCCCTAGGAAGTAAAAATGCTGGCATGCTATTTAATTAGGAGACTGGGACTATCACTTTGGatgtttctaatttattttgctCATTTAGTGCTTGTTTGTCTTTAAGCcatttcagaagggaaaaaaaccccctgagaTGAAGCTTGACATCTTTAATAACGTAAAGGAAATACAAACACTTATCAACTGCTGGTTAAAGGTATTTGTCACTTTCAGATGATAAGAAAGTATTTTGTGAAATAAAGCATTTAGTTTTCAACTGGGTAAAATGGGATTCCATTTCATCTCAGTCTGGAACTCTCATCCTAGCATTCATGGTAATTTAGTTGGGCTGGTTTCTGTATGAAGGACTCATCTtccttttagaagaaaataaaccagagaATATGGTATTAGACTACTAACCTGTAGTGATCTTCAGAATGTCCTGTACCTGTGTTTGGTATATTTATGATACCAACAAAATGGGTTTCCGTAACTGTTTGTAAAACTGTTCTGAATGTGTCTTGGTCTGTACTAGTTAATTACTTGTCCTGTTTTCTTAGAAGCAGACACTGGCCTTTGATACAAATCAGAGAGGGTGGCTGGGGAAATACATTTGCTGAAATGAGAAGCTCGTTGTCTAGAAATCAAAATGGGAAGAGATGCCCCATAGGTGTAGTTACCATTCACTTACTGCCAGCACAAATCTGGttcaaaatgtgaaagaaaccAGATTCTGCCTTTGTCCTACAATATCCTCCCTTTCAAATTTCTATTACCCAGTACACAGAATACACTTACAAGCCTAATacactaaagaaaaaagattcaAGGGTCTTGCTCAGGTTCTAAGCAGTTTTCACAccaattttaaaaacagtaacaGTATTAGTAATAGCACATTAATTCTTGCTAAAAGCAAAGACATAACCAGCTGtcctttaaaacacatttttttcacttgtaaCAACATGATGTGCTATTGCTTCAAAAAGCTGCATGAGTATGGACTGGAGTGTACCTTGAAGGTTCAGTGATGCTGCAGTCTGGAATCCCTCATGAGTCTTGAGAAACTTCATGAAAAGCAGAACAGCTTCACTACTAAACAGTCAAGTGCTGGCTGACTATACTAAAACATAGGCACTTGTGAAGTAACGGGTTTGAAGTTCTTTAGGGCATGGGAAATAATCTAGCTGCATGGGAGTGACAACTGAGCTACTGGATTaaaaggagcagggggaggaaaGGCACAAACCAAAACACTACTCTCTTCCTCATGTTCTCATTCCTGTCTCTTCTCTAACCTGAAAGTAAAAATTGAACTTTATTTTTTGGGGAAGAGAGATTTGAAATCTTCCTCCATTAGTGCTTCAGATATAAAGGCAAAGGTGCAGGATCAACAGGGTGGAGGCAAGTTCCTTCTCTGAAATGCCAACTCAAAACATCCCtttcttcagcatttctttTGGTTGCTCCAGGCTATATTCATTGCTGTGAAAACCATACAGTAAAACATCCCTAGCAGATCACAGAATCTGCTCGAAACCTACAGAATCTTAACAGGCAATCCAAGCCTAATTCCCAACATCGATTTGTCCCCAAATCCTCAAACACATGTAGTTACCTTGCTGTCTAAAACTCAGGAGTCCTGCCACACTTGTAGAAATCATAACATGGATTTCCATCCAAGATACTGCCTTCTTTTCTTAAGGGAGCTTGTTCCATGATCTAGAACTAGTTATGCCTTGTCAGAGCAAGAATGCACGACAGTggcacacagcccagagcttcCTTCTTTACATGCCCCCACAGGGTACTTAGGTCCTTGGCTCAGATCTCAGTTCCTGCTGGATTTAGAGACAAGTGCATCCTAACCAACAGTACAGGAAACTCTCAGTCACAGATATATCTGTATGGTTTTGCTCTCACAGatgcttatttttaaagcaggcaCTCTGTGTCAGTTTCTAATATCTAAAGGGAAAAATTTCCCCACTGAGTTATCCAATTACTTGCATAGTCACTGGCATGAAGTGGAGACTGAGTTCCAAATCTTCTAGTCAGCCCAAACACACCCTACCAGCAAAAATGCATTGAAGAAAGACATAGACATATCCACACACATCTTACCAGAATGCTGAAGTACTCACATCACCCAGTCACTTAAGGACAAGCCCTTTTGGGGCATGATACATCATGGCCTTCCAAGATTTCAGCTAGATTCTGTGTGAAGAACCAGGCCAGCAGCTTTGCACAGGTACAGGATATGGGAATGTGCAGATGCATGTGTAGGTAGTTGATTCCTTGAGCAGTGAGAAGACaccaaaatacatttaaaaacctGAATCAGTGTCAGTGAATGAGTGCTAGAAGCTTCTCACTAACTTAAGGCTTCTCCTGTAAAAGCACCATTAAAATTGAAGTATCCAAGGATATTTTCTCAGCAATTATATGAAGaactagaaatgaaaaaataaaagctatcCTCTCACTAGTTATCATCTTTTCCAAGCTGCTTAAAGACACTGGTTGGGAAGCTCATATTTTGCAGCTTTAGATGCACCTGTTCTGCAAATGAATAAACCTCGTAACTTTCAAGTAATTAATATCCATACcagttaaaaaaccaaaattaacaccaaataaaataatcttcagCCTCGTTTCAAATGAATTATAGTTCTATTTTCAGCATAGTATTTACCTTTACATACTAATTTCACTAATCTCCATTCAGTGGGTGATTAAGACAGTAGAGAATCTGCCCGGGATTTCTCTGTGGTTGCACACCAAATACGCCTGCCTGACCTAAATGGCAGGAATGTTAAGGCCATTTTAAATGGACAAGTCCTTAAATGATTCCGTTTAATGGCTTCTTTACTGAAAGCTTTGTTTGCAAAAAGGTCAAGCCCATTCCTCATGCATAAACcatcatttttgttttggtcttCTAACCAATGCCTGCAAATTGGCAGGCCCACCCCATACAGTTCCAAAAATGTCCTTCTCTGTTCTTAGGGCAGCTTCCAGTGGGAGCTCTCTTCCTGCTGTCACCACCTTTTTCACAGCCCGAATCACAGTGGTCGGACCCTCTGTGTACTGATTCAGCCAGGCCCGGGCTTCTCCCAACGCCGTGGTTTCGTCTGAGGACGGCAGCGTCTCCTCGGAGAGCCCCAGGCGCAGAGCTCTCCCGGGGTCCACCCGGGCAGCCCcgcccagcagctgcagggctgccccGCTGCCCACGATCCGCACCAGCCgggcagctcctccccagccgGGCACCAGGCCCATGTGCTTGTGGACAAACCGAATTTCACTTCCAGGTGTCATCAACCTGTCAATGAAGAACAAACACAGAGGTCAATCCATGTATCGACTTTCGTTTTCAGCTCAACGGTCCTCgattttctattttctcctcccttctgcTTCCAAAGGCTGATACAACTTGACAGCATGCTCATTACAGCCAGAGCTGGAGTATCTTAATTTTTACATCACATGGTGCCATAACTGCAGCTTTTGGCCCTTCTCAAAATTAGATACATAGGCAGCTACAAGTAAAGATGCTTAGTGCCCATACTGATACCTGTAGTCAGTTCTAAAAGTGTTGAAAACAGAACTGCAGACAGAGGACATGTTACATTTATTCCCAGTGAGACACTGCCTTGCAAAGG
The DNA window shown above is from Corvus hawaiiensis isolate bCorHaw1 chromosome 3, bCorHaw1.pri.cur, whole genome shotgun sequence and carries:
- the ECHDC1 gene encoding ethylmalonyl-CoA decarboxylase isoform X3, with translation MPLQDGMNMCMFMQNTLTRLMRLPLISVALVQGKAFGGGAEFTTACDFRLMTPGSEIRFVHKHMGLVPGWGGAARLVRIVGSGAALQLLGGAARVDPGRALRLGLSEETLPSSDETTALGEARAWLNQYTEGPTTVIRAVKKVVTAGRELPLEAALRTEKDIFGTVWGGPANLQALVRRPKQK